From the Burkholderia glumae LMG 2196 = ATCC 33617 genome, one window contains:
- a CDS encoding peptide ABC transporter ATP-binding protein: MNAVHAQPPAAARGDAVLVADGLAKHYSVRRGMFGQATVKALNGVSFALARGRTLAVVGESGCGKSTLARQLTMIETPTAGHLRIDGEDVAGASRATVAALRRRVQMVFQNPFASLNPRKTVEQTLGEPLAINTPLGAAERAARIAAIMRTVGLRPEHAKRYPHMFSGGQRQRVAIARAMILEPQIVVADEPVSALDVSIQAQILNLFMDLQQQFGTSYVFISHNLSVVEHVADDVMVMYFGAVAELGDKATIYARPRHPYTRALMSATPAIFESDRRIQIKLQGELPSPLKPPSGCAFHQRCPYAVERCRAEVPALRQVDGRQVACHRAEEVGDGHA, encoded by the coding sequence ATGAACGCAGTCCACGCTCAGCCACCGGCAGCCGCCCGCGGCGACGCGGTGCTCGTCGCCGACGGGCTCGCGAAACATTATTCGGTGCGCCGCGGCATGTTCGGCCAGGCCACCGTGAAAGCGCTCAACGGCGTCTCGTTCGCGCTCGCGCGCGGCCGCACGCTGGCCGTGGTCGGCGAATCGGGCTGCGGGAAATCGACGCTCGCGCGCCAGCTGACGATGATCGAGACGCCCACCGCGGGCCACCTGCGCATCGACGGCGAGGACGTGGCCGGCGCGAGCCGCGCGACCGTCGCCGCGCTGCGCCGGCGCGTGCAGATGGTGTTCCAGAACCCGTTCGCCTCGCTGAACCCGCGCAAGACCGTCGAGCAGACGCTCGGCGAGCCGCTCGCGATCAACACGCCGCTCGGGGCCGCCGAGCGCGCCGCGCGGATCGCCGCGATCATGCGCACGGTGGGCCTGCGCCCCGAGCACGCCAAGCGCTATCCGCACATGTTCTCGGGCGGCCAGCGCCAGCGCGTGGCGATCGCGCGCGCGATGATCCTCGAGCCGCAGATCGTGGTGGCCGACGAGCCGGTGTCCGCGCTCGACGTGTCGATCCAGGCGCAGATCCTGAACCTGTTCATGGACCTGCAGCAGCAGTTCGGCACCAGCTACGTGTTCATCTCGCACAACCTGTCGGTGGTCGAGCACGTGGCCGACGACGTGATGGTGATGTACTTCGGCGCGGTGGCCGAGCTCGGCGACAAGGCCACGATCTACGCGCGGCCGCGCCACCCGTACACGCGCGCGCTGATGTCGGCGACCCCGGCGATCTTCGAATCGGACCGGCGGATCCAGATCAAGCTGCAGGGCGAGCTGCCGTCGCCGCTCAAGCCGCCGTCGGGCTGCGCGTTCCATCAGCGCTGCCCCTATGCGGTGGAGCGCTGCCGCGCCGAGGTGCCCGCGCTGCGCCAGGTCGATGGACGGCAGGTGGCCTGCCATCGCGCCGAGGAGGTGGGTGACGGGCATGCCTGA
- a CDS encoding ABC transporter ATP-binding protein has translation MDTLLTIRNLAVNFNGLAAVDRIDLSVAPGEVVGVVGESGSGKSVTMMALMGLVDAPGIVSADELTFNGVDLLRASPRQRRRIIGKDIAMVFQDALSSLNPSYTVGYQIREVLKLHEGLRGDALKRRALELLDQVGIPDAKNRIDTFPHQMSGGMNQRVMIAMAVACNPKLLIADEPTTALDVTIQAQIMDLLVSLQKERGMALVLISHDLAVVSEVAQRVAVMYAGEIIETNRVPDIFAAPHHPYTEALLAAIPEHNAGAERLAALPGMVPGRDDRPAGCLFAPRCRYAVAACDAARPALAELAPGDAMMRARCIKPLNLQAIEPSGGTR, from the coding sequence TCAATTTCAACGGCCTCGCCGCCGTCGACCGGATCGACCTGAGCGTCGCGCCGGGCGAGGTGGTGGGCGTGGTGGGCGAATCGGGCTCCGGCAAGAGCGTGACGATGATGGCGCTGATGGGGCTGGTGGACGCGCCCGGCATCGTCAGCGCCGACGAGCTCACCTTCAACGGCGTCGATCTGCTGCGGGCGAGCCCGCGCCAGCGCCGCCGCATCATCGGCAAGGACATCGCGATGGTGTTCCAGGACGCGCTGTCGAGCCTGAACCCCAGCTATACGGTCGGCTATCAGATCCGCGAGGTGCTGAAGCTGCACGAGGGGCTGCGCGGCGATGCGCTGAAGCGTCGGGCCCTCGAGCTGCTCGACCAGGTCGGCATTCCCGACGCGAAGAACCGCATCGACACGTTCCCGCACCAGATGTCGGGCGGCATGAACCAGCGCGTGATGATCGCGATGGCGGTGGCCTGCAACCCGAAGCTGCTGATCGCCGACGAACCGACCACCGCGCTGGACGTGACGATCCAGGCCCAGATCATGGATCTGCTGGTGTCGCTGCAGAAGGAGCGCGGCATGGCGCTGGTGCTGATCTCGCACGATCTGGCCGTGGTCTCGGAGGTCGCGCAGCGCGTCGCGGTGATGTACGCGGGCGAGATCATCGAGACCAACCGCGTGCCCGACATCTTCGCCGCGCCGCATCACCCGTATACTGAGGCGCTGCTCGCGGCGATTCCGGAGCACAACGCGGGCGCCGAGCGTCTTGCCGCGCTGCCCGGGATGGTGCCGGGGCGCGACGACCGGCCCGCCGGCTGCCTGTTCGCGCCGCGCTGCCGCTACGCCGTGGCCGCCTGCGACGCCGCGCGTCCGGCGCTCGCCGAGCTCGCGCCCGGCGACGCCATGATGCGCGCGCGCTGCATCAAGCCCTTGAACCTGCAAGCGATCGAGCCATCGGGAGGGACACGATGA